The region TCCCGTCGTCGACGAACTCGAAGCCGTCGACGTACCCGCGGTCGTAGAAGACCTCGAGCACGGAGCCGATTACGTTGGAGGCGGGCTGTACCGTGTGGGACAGATGCCCGACGCTCTCGGCGTTGTTCACGCCTGCGAGCGCGTTCGCGAGTGGGTCATTTCCTGCCATAGTCTATCGGTACTTCTTGAATCCCATGCTGCGAGCGACCTCGCGGAAGCACTGGCGACAGAGGAAGATGTCGTACTTGCCGACGAGGCCCTGCTTGCGGCCGCAGCGTCGGCACTCCTTCTCTTGGCCAGTCCGCCGCGCGGCGTGCTCGCCCGTCTGTTCTGTTTCGCTTTCGCTCATTCTGTGACCTCCACGTCGAATTCGGATTCGACGAACGCGACGGCGTCCTCGACGGTCATCCGGTGCGCGTTCGGAATCGAGCGCGTGACCTTGTCACGCTTCTTCACGCGGTATCCGGGGCGGACGAGGTTGACCGTCACGTCCAGCCCGTAGATACCGATCTGCGGGTCGTACTCCTGGGAGGGGAACTCGGTGTGCTCTTCGACGCCGAAGCTGAAGTTCCCCGTCTCGTCGAACATCTTCCGTCGGACGTCCGCGAGGGGAAGCGCCGTCTCGAGGAACTCGACCGCCGCGTCGCCGCGGAGGGTGACCTTCGTTCCGATGGGGTCACCGCGTCGCGCGCCGAACGGCGTCGCGTCGCTCGATGCGAGCGTCTGCACGGACTCTTGGCCCGTGATCTCCTCTAAGATGTCCTCCGCGTTGGCGAGTTCGCGCCCGCCTTCGCCGACGCCCATGTGGACGACGACTTTCTCGATCTGCGGCTTGCGCATCTCGTGGAACTCGGCGGACTCGCTCATTCGTCGTCACCTCCGTCGGTGAAGTTCTCGTCGATGACGACGACGTACTGTTCGACCGTCTCGAACTCGCCGTCCTCCGTCTCGACGGTGACGGCGTTGTCGCCGCTTCCGGGCGTGACGATTATCTCGGAGACGGTGCCGACTTCCCCGGAGTGGGTGCCGTCGACGGCCGTCACGAGTGCGCCCTCCTCGTAGGGGAAGTGCGCGACGACGTCCTTCGTCTCGTTGTCGACGACGAGGGAGTCGCCGGTGCTGTACTCGGCGGCCTCCTCGTCGTCTTCGAGACGGATGTTCGCGCCGTCGTGGAGCGTAATCTGCGTCGCTCCGCCCTTGACGTTCTGCTTCCGAACGATCTTGCCGAGGCGGCTGTCCGCCGATTCGGCGTCGATGGGCGTGAGCGCGAGACGGCCACCCTGCTCGGGGAAGACGCGGAAGTACTCCTCCCGTTGGGTGAACGCGACGATGTCGAACATCCCGACGGGACGCTGTTCGTCGCTGACCGTGTCGCCGTTGATGAGCACGTTGCCCTCGTTGAGGGCGTAGCGCGCTTCCTTCTTCGAGTCCACGTAGCCGAGAACGTCGCGCAGCAGGATGAGGAGGGGAACCCCGTCCTCACCGTGCGGCCCGGCGCCGGCCTTGACCGTGAACGTGTTCTCTTTGCGCTCGATCGGCCACGAGTTCGGGGCCGACAGTCGCTTCTGGTGTCGCGTCATTCGTTATCCTCTCCGTTGAGACGCGCCTCGCGACGCTCGTCTTCGAGGTCCAGTTCGACGACGCGAAGGTTGCTCGAGTCGAGCGGACGGGGAACTTCCTCGCCGTCCGCCTTCGCGATGGTCACGTCTTCGACGTGCACGACCGCGTCTTTGAGGTCGACGTCGACGACTTCGGCTTCCGTTCCGGCGTAGTCGCCGCGGAGCACTTCCACCGTGTCGCCGACGTTGACGCGGACGTTCCGCTGTCCGTACTCCTCGCGGAGGTCGTCGGACAGCGTCGCGCGGACCTGCTTCTGACGTTCGTGCAGAGGCGCGTTCTGCGTCTGTTTTCGCTGTTTGCTTGGTTGTCTCGTCATAGTCTATACGATCATCGTCGCTGTGGACGCGATGCTTCCGAAGCGCTCGGCAACTTCGCGCGCGATGGGACCCTTGATCTCGGTCCCGCGAGGCTCCTCCATCTCGTCGATGATGACGGCGGCGTTGTCCTCGAACTTCACGCGCGTGCCGTCGGGCCGACGGATCGACTTCCGCTGGCGGATGATGACGGCTTCGAGCACTTGGCGACGCATCTCCGGCGTCCCCTTGGTCACCGAGACGGTGACCTTGTTACCGATGCCCGCTTTGGGCTGTCGATTCTTCGTACCCGAGTAGCCGGCCACGCTGATGACCTTCAGTTCGCGAGCGCCGGTGTTGTCGGCGCAGTTGATGAGCGAACCGCGACCGACGCCCTTCGTGACGTCCGCCTTCAGTGCTTCCATCAGTCGTCACCTCCGACGATCTCGACCACGACGTGAGCCTTGGTCTTCGAAAGCGGTCGGGTTTCTGCGATACGTACCGTGTCGCCTTCCTCGAGGTCCATGCACGGGGGTGCGTGGGCCGGAATTCGACTACGCCGCTTCATGTAGCGGTCGTACTTGGGGACGCGAACGTCGTATTCGCGTTCCACAACGACGGTTTTCTCCATGTCTGTGGAGGCGACCGTACCCTCGAGCGTCTGTCCTCGCACGGAAAGCGTTCCGTGGAACGGACAGTTCGCGTCGGAGCAAGCCTCCTCCGGTTCTTCTACGTTCAGTCCTATCGCCATGTTGAGTCACCTGCCTTCTCTGTTCGCAAGGCGGGTCGTGAGAGCAGACGTGCGCCATCCACCGTAACGTAGGCCACGCCCTCGCAATTCTCGGACGGGTTCCGAGAAGCCGCCGAGGTGTCCTCGGCGAGCCCCTCAGACTGACCGGCTAATCCGCCGGCAGTTTCCGAGGGAAGTTTGGACGCGGTCCCCGACGCCTTGTCGGCGTCGGCGGCTTCATCTGTGCGCACGGACCCCGTATCGGGGTCTGTCGCGGACGGAATCTCGAACCGCAGGGTCGCGCCCTGCTTCGGCACCTGACTGACCCGAGAGCCGGTATCGACGTGTAGCGTGCGCATCGTCTCGACGACGATACGCCCCGCTATCCCGACCAAGTCGGGGTTCGCGGCGTCTACGACCTCCACGCGGAGGCCGTTGAGTTCGTGTCGCGTGAGGGTCTCGGGTGTCAGTGCCATCGGTTCGTTACTCCTCGTCTTCGAAGTCGCCCTCTTCGCGCTGAATCGTCTTGATGCGCGCGATGGTCGACTTCAGTTCGCTGACGCGGCCGGGGTTCTCCGGCGCGCCGCCGGCCGCCTGCACGGCCTTCGTGTTCAGCAGTTCCGTTTCGAGGTCCTCGACTTCCGCCTCGCGTTCGGCGGGAGTCATGTCTCGGATCTCTTCGGGGTAGAGTATCGCCATGGATTACTCCTCCGTTTCCTCTTCGTCTTCGTCGGCCTCGTCGGCCTCTTCCATCTCGGCGACGAGGTCGGACGCTTCCGCTTCGACGTCTTCGTCGAGTTCGTCGAGTTCCGCTTCCTCCTCGTCGGAGTCCGCGGACTCCTCGTCTTCGTCGCCCTCGGCGGGGACGTCCTCGGTCTGCTCGACGACTTCCTCGACGATCTCCTCGTCGATGACCTCCTCGGGCTCCTCGTCGGGCACTTCGACGTCTTCCTGTTCGACTTCGGGGATCTCCTCGGGTTCGTCCTCGAGGAGTTCCTCGACGCCTTCGGTCTCTGCGGTCTGTTCGACCGGTTCGACCTCCGCTTCCTCGTCGATCTCGAAGTCGTCCGGGAGGACCGCTCCCGGCGGGATTATCTTGACCGTGACGCCGATGGTGCCGAGCTTCATCACGGCGACGCCCTGCCCCTCGTCGACGATCTCTTGGGCGGGTTCGCCGTTGTGCTTGATGTAGCCGCGGTTGAACTTCTCCACGCGCGAGCGTGCGCCCGTGACCTTCCCGGAGAGGACGATTTCGGCGCCGAGTGCGCCGGCGTCCATGATGCGGTCGATGGTCGTGTGGCCCGCCTTCCGGAAGTACCAACCGCGTTCGAGTGCGTTGGCGAGGCGGTCAGCGACGATTCGCGCGTTGAGGTCGGGTTCGTCGACCTCCTGGACGTCGATCTGCGGGTCGTCGAGGTTGAAGCGGTTCTCGAGTTCCTTGGTCACCTTGCGGATGTTCTTTCCGCCCTTCCCGATGACCATCCCGGGCTTCTCGGCCTTGAGGACGATCTGGGTCCCCATCGGGGTCTTCGCGACCTCCATGCCGCCGTAGCCGGCGCGGCCGAGTTCGTCCGCGAAGAACTCGTCTATCTGAGACCGCTGGAGTCCGTCTTCGATGAACTGGTGTTCGTCAGCCATTATTCCTCGACCTCCTCGATGATGAGTTCGACGTCACAGAGCGTGGTGTTGAACGGGTCCGCCCGGCCGAAGGCGCGGGGCTTGCGACCCTGCTGTTCGCCCACCTTGTGTGCCGCGACGTGCATGATCTCCATCGCGCGTCCGTCGAACCCCTGTTCGTCGGCGTTCGACGCGACGTTCTGCAGGAGTTCGAGGAACGCCTTCGAGGCCTTCTCGGGGTAGCGCCCGGCGTCCCAGCCGTCGATGTCGGAGCGGTGCCCGACACCGGTGTTGTGCTGCTTGAACGGGACGGAGCGCTCGCCGTCGATGACGGCCTCGAGGTACTCCTCGGCCTCCTCGACGGTCATGCCCTTGATGGCACGCGAGATGGCCTTGCTGTGCTTGAGGCTTATCGGCCGGTCGCGGAGCATCCCCTTGGCGGAGGTGTCCGGGTCGGCCTTGACGCTGTAGTTGATTCCCATGGGTTATTTGAGCGGTACGAACTTCGAGGACCGGGTCGCGCCGATACCGGCCTGCCCGTGCTCGACCGAGTTACGGGTCAGCTGGAACTCGCCCAGGTAGTGCCCGATCATCTCGGGTTCGATCTGGACGCGCTCGAACGACTGCCCGTTGTACACCGCGAACGTCTTGTCGACGAACGACGGGAGGATGGGCATGTCGCGGAGGTGCGTCCGGAGCGGCGAGTCGGCCGTCTCCTGAGGGTCCGCTTCGCGGACGTCCTCGAGGAGCTTCTCGTGTTGGCGCGAGAGTCCTCGCTTGATGGTTCGCCGCTGACGTGCGGGAAGCAGTTCCACTACCTCTTCGAGCTCCATCTCCTGCAGCTCGTCGAGCGTGTAGCCGCGGTAGGTGAACTCCTCACCTTCACGGCCGGTACGGTATTCCGAACTCATGGTTTAGTTGCCTCCTTTGCCGCCGCGACCGGTGCGCTTGGAGGCGATGTCGCCGACCTTCCGGCCCGGCGGTGCGTTGCGCGAGACGGACTTCGGGCGGCCGGGGTGCTGGCGGCCGCCGCCACCGAACGGGTGGTCGACCGCGTTCATGGCGACGCCGCGGACCCGCGGCCACTTGATGCCGCGCGCTTTCATCTTGTGGTGCTTCTTTCCGGCCTTCACGAACGGCTTCTCCGTGCGGCCGCCACCGGCGACGACGCCGATGGTGGCGCGGCACTCGGGGTTCAGCCGCTTGACCTCGCCCGAGGGCAGCTTCACGACCGCCACGCGGCGGTCGTGGGTGAGAAGCTGCGCGCTCGTACCCGAGGCGCGGGCGAACTTGCCGCCGTCGCCGACTTGGCTCTCGACGTTGCAGACCGGGACCCCTTCCGGAATCTCGGCCAGCGGCAGCGTGTTGCCGGGCTTGATTTCGGCGGAGACGCCGACTTGGATCGTGTCGCCGACCGCGATGCCCTCGGGTGCGAGGACGAGTCGCTGGTCGCCGTCGTCGAACTCGACGGCCGCAACGGGTGCGCTGCGGGCCGGGTCGTGTTCGATGTCGACGATGGTACCGGAGACTGTATCCTCCTCTTCGGACTTCTTGTGCGATAGTTCGGCCTTGTAGCGGTGCGACGGAGCCCGGAACGTGGGCGTGCCGCGTCCGCGACGTTGGCCTTGAATTCGTCGTCCCATTGTTAGAACACCCCGATTCGCGAGGCGACTTCCTGCGCGTCGTCGTCGTCGCTCAGACGAACGGTTGCCTTCTTCGTGCCCTTCGGAGTCACCTGCGTGTTGACTTTCTCGATGGACACTTCGTAGCGCGATTCGATCTCCTCGACGATCTCCGGCTTCGCGGCGTCGAGGTCGACGATGAACTGGAGCTTGTTGTCGAAGTCCATCTCGTTCATCGCCTTCTCAGTGACGAGGGGGTGGCGAATGACGCTCATCGGTCGGCCACCTCCTCGATTGCGCTCTCGGTGAAGACCGTCAGGCGACCGGCGTGCGTGCCGGGCGCGAGGTCCTCGGCGTTGACGTCGGACGCCGTCGCCACGTCGACGCCGGCGAGGTTCCGAGCCGCCTTCGAGGGCTCCTCGCTCGTGACGAACAGGATGGACTTCGGTCGCGTGTACTTGCGACCGCGTGCCTTGCCCTGTCCGGCCTTGACCTTCTTGTTGTCCTCGGAGCGTTCGACGTCCGCGTAGACGCCGACCGATTCGAGGAAGGAGACGACCTCCTTCGTCTTCACGAGGTCCTCGAACTCGTCGGAGACGACGAGGGGGAGTTCGACGTCGTCGTCGAACCGGTGTCCTCGCTCGGAGACGAGTTCGGGGTCCGTCGTGGCGGCCAGCGCCGACCGGACGGCGAGTTTCCGCTCCTTCTTGTTGATGTCCTTCCCCTGGTCCTTCTCGGCCTTCGGCGGGTGCGCCTTGCGGCCGGAGACAGCGTGCGGGACGCGTCGGGCGACGCCGTTCTGGCGCGGGTCGTGGGACATGCCGCGACCGCTACCCATGGACTCGGCGGGAGTCCGCATCCCGGCGTAGGGGTCGGAGCCGTACGCCTGCTTTCGGTTTGCCTGCGCGGCGATGACTGCACGCTTGATGAGGTCCGGACGGTAGTTCGTCTCGAAGACCTCGGGGAGATCGAGCGTGCCCGACTCGTCGCCGTTCAGGTCGCGAATTGTTGCCTTCATTGGTTATCCCTGGTTCGATGCCGTGGAGACGTAGCGCACCTCGGGGTCGAGGCGCGGTTGGTCGTTCGGTCGGACGGCCGGGCGGAAGCGCAGGAGGCGCTTGTTCGGGCCCGGCAGCGAACCCTTCACCAAGGCGTACGGGCCGTCGACTTCGCCGTAGTTGACGAAGCCGCCGTCCACGGACGCCTCGTTGCCCTCACCGATGTCGATGAGGCGCTTGTTGAGTTCCGTCCGCTGGTGGTAGCCGGTCTGCCCCTGCTGGGGGACCGTCGAGCGGACGCGGGAGGGGTTCCACGGGCCGAGGTTACCGATACGGCGCCGCCAGCCCTGACGGGCGTGTTTGCCCTTCCGCTTCTGGACGCCCCAGCGCTTGACGGGGCCCTGGGTGCCCTTCCCCTTCGTGACGCCTGCGACGTCCATGTACTCGCCCGCGCGGAACACGTCGGACATCGCGTGCTCGCCTCCGTCTTCGAGGAGGTCGAGACCGAAGTCCAGCCGTTCCTGCACGGAGCCACCGCCGATGCGGTTCTCCATGACGTCGGGCTTCTTCTTGGGGACGTTGTTCATCGGGCCGGGGACCGTGTGGACGATGAGACGCAGGTCGTCGATGTCGCCGGCCTCGACGGCCGAGCGAAGTTCGTCTGCGTCCTCCTCGAAGGAGTCCTCGTTCGGGAGGTCGAGGACGCGGTCGAGTTCGTCGTCGAACTCGGACGCCCACACCTCGGTCACCGGTTGCATTCCGTACGCCGTCTGTTCGTAGGCTCGAAGGGCCACCGCGCGCATGGGTGGGGTCTCGACGACGGTCACCGGAACGGCCTCCTCCATCCCTTCGCGGGGGGAGTTGGACTCGTCGTTGACCATCATCACTTGGGTCATACCGGCTTTGTAGCCGGCGAAGCCCTGGAGACCCGGCGACCCGTCGTCGTCGGGCCACGAGCGGATGCGCGGGATTTCGGAATCCACACGCTTGCGCGGGCTGTAGCCCATCGAACCCTTTCGTGGTCTGCTTGGTTGTGGCATGTTTTCACTCCGTGAGAGTCAGGGGAGCCAGCGACGCGAACATCGCTTCTTCGGTTCGCACCACTTGGCTGCCCTGTCGCGGAATCGTATTGAGCCAGAGGTCGAACCCCGGACCGTCGGAGGGTTCGACTGACACCTCCTCGGCGTCGACGCCGAGGATTTCCGGAAGCCCTCGCCCGGGCGATCCGAAGACGACGGTCGCTCCGTCCCGCTCGATGCGGGACGAGAGGTCCGCCAGCCTTCCGACCGTCAACGGCTCCCCGAAGCGAGACGTCGCGATGGCGACGCCCGCGTCGGGGCGGTCGAGCGCTTCTTCGAGGCCCATGCGGGACACGTCGAAACCCGGGAGGGGTTCGTCGACGATCCGCGCACGGACCGGTTCTCGCGAAGAGATCCTGATGGCGACGCGCTCCCCCTCTCGCACCTCCATATCCGACGGGGTGTAGAGGGAGACCGGGTGTTGCATTCCGCAATTGACCCGAACGCGACCGTCAGGTCCGACCTCGGTCACGATTCCCTGTTGTAACGACCCCGAATCGTCTGATTCGGAGCCGGTCGTAGACGCGACGCGCAGGGGTGGTAAGACACCGACGTACTCCAGTTCGTCGCGCCGCCCCCACACCTCCTTTCGGAGGTACGGCGGCGTGGCGGCGTACCGCAGCACGGTTTCGACGAACCCGCTCCCCCAGCGTCGTTCGCCTTCCGTATCGGGGAAGACGACGAGCCTGTCCGCCCGGAACACCGTCGCCGCGCGGGCGACGTAGCCGATTTTGCGAGTTGCCTCGCGTTTGTCCTCGGCTTCCCGGACGAGGGAGGACGGCACGAGTACGCTGAGTGTCATACCGAGCCCTTCATCGTCACGTCTAGACTGTACTCCCACTACCTGAAGCGTGATTAAAAGACTAGCGAATCGTACTCCGGGCTGTGAGCGCTTGACACCCACGTCGGCGGGACTTTCGTGCGTCGTTAAACCATGGGTTCAGCACCCACGTCGTCTTCCGATTCGCAAGTCTTATTTATCAACCCGGCGTTACCGATTAATGCAGACGAAGACCGCGACACGCGCTGGTAGTGTAGTGGTATCACGTGACCTTGCCATGGTCACAACCTGGGTTCAAATCCCAGCCAGCGCACTTCTCTCAAGAATCACACGGCGAGTGACCTCCGTGTCACTCGCCTCTGTTTGCGGTTGTGTGCGGAGTCGGTGGGATTTGAATCAGGGAGCGAACGGACGTGAGCGACCGTGGTTCAACTCCCAGCCAGCGTACTTCTCTCGAACGCTACTCGACGAGCGCCGAGTCTCGCCGACGTTCACCGCGCTTCGCTCGAAAAATCCCGCCTCCGATGACTTCTTTCGCTGGGACTCCGTCCTCGGGTCCGAATGTGTGGACGGTGCCGCGTCGGTCGTCAGTCGGTCGTGGAAGCGGCACCCTCGGGGGAACCCGCCTTTCTGAGGCTTTTGAGCCGCCAGTAGAGGACGCCGACGATGACGAGGCCGACGACGACGAGGGCGTTGATGATGTACAGGGCCGTCGTGTAGTTACCCGTGGCTTCGAGGACTAGCGAGGCGATCTGCGGGCCGGCGACGCCGGCGACGCTCCACGCCGTGAGCGCGTAGCCGTGAATCGCGCTGACCTCGTCGGTGCCGAAGAGGTCGCTGAGGTACGCCGGGAGGCAGGCGAACCCGCCGCCGTAGCAGGTGATGACGAGGAACATCAGCCCCGCCAGAAGCCAGACGCCGGCGACCTGCGGCATCACGAAGAAGGCGGCGATCTGGATGACCATGAACGCCGCGTACGTGGTGGTCCGGCCGATGTAGTCCGACAGGGTGGACCAGAAGATCCGACCGCCGCCGTTGAAGATGCCGATGTACCCGGTGATGAACGCGGCAGTCGTGGCGGTCGCCCCGCCGATCTGCTGGAGCATCGGCGACGCGAACGCGAGGAGCATGATGCCCGCGGTGACGTTGATGAAGATGATGAGCCAGAGCAACCAGAAGCGCAGCGTCGTCCGCGCTTGCGTCGCGGTGAGGACGTCGAGGCCGGAGAGCGCCCCGGTCGCCTTCTCGTGTGCGCCCTCCACGTCCTGCATGTCCTCGGGGAGCCATCCCTCGGGGGGCTTCGCGAGGTAACTCGCGCCGAGCGTCATCAGCGCGAAGTAGAGCGTACCGAGCGCGAAGAAGGTCGTCGCGACGCCGTAGTTCTGGATGAGGAAGTTACCGAGCGGTCCCGTGAGCAACGCACCGGCACCGAAGCCCATGACCGCGAGGCCGGTCGCCATGCCTCGCCGGTCGGGGAACCACTCGACGAGCGTCCCGATGGGCGAGATGTACCCGAGGCCGAG is a window of Halopelagius longus DNA encoding:
- a CDS encoding ribonuclease P protein component 1, whose product is MALTPETLTRHELNGLRVEVVDAANPDLVGIAGRIVVETMRTLHVDTGSRVSQVPKQGATLRFEIPSATDPDTGSVRTDEAADADKASGTASKLPSETAGGLAGQSEGLAEDTSAASRNPSENCEGVAYVTVDGARLLSRPALRTEKAGDSTWR
- a CDS encoding 30S ribosomal protein S14, with product MSESETEQTGEHAARRTGQEKECRRCGRKQGLVGKYDIFLCRQCFREVARSMGFKKYR
- a CDS encoding putative RNA uridine N3 methyltransferase — encoded protein: MTLSVLVPSSLVREAEDKREATRKIGYVARAATVFRADRLVVFPDTEGERRWGSGFVETVLRYAATPPYLRKEVWGRRDELEYVGVLPPLRVASTTGSESDDSGSLQQGIVTEVGPDGRVRVNCGMQHPVSLYTPSDMEVREGERVAIRISSREPVRARIVDEPLPGFDVSRMGLEEALDRPDAGVAIATSRFGEPLTVGRLADLSSRIERDGATVVFGSPGRGLPEILGVDAEEVSVEPSDGPGFDLWLNTIPRQGSQVVRTEEAMFASLAPLTLTE
- a CDS encoding 30S ribosomal protein S17 — protein: MAIGLNVEEPEEACSDANCPFHGTLSVRGQTLEGTVASTDMEKTVVVEREYDVRVPKYDRYMKRRSRIPAHAPPCMDLEEGDTVRIAETRPLSKTKAHVVVEIVGGDD
- a CDS encoding 50S ribosomal protein L14 codes for the protein MEALKADVTKGVGRGSLINCADNTGARELKVISVAGYSGTKNRQPKAGIGNKVTVSVTKGTPEMRRQVLEAVIIRQRKSIRRPDGTRVKFEDNAAVIIDEMEEPRGTEIKGPIAREVAERFGSIASTATMIV
- a CDS encoding 50S ribosomal protein L22, whose protein sequence is MGINYSVKADPDTSAKGMLRDRPISLKHSKAISRAIKGMTVEEAEEYLEAVIDGERSVPFKQHNTGVGHRSDIDGWDAGRYPEKASKAFLELLQNVASNADEQGFDGRAMEIMHVAAHKVGEQQGRKPRAFGRADPFNTTLCDVELIIEEVEE
- a CDS encoding L-lactate MFS transporter; this encodes MSRTESGKNRWLIALSAVAIHLSIGSIYAYSIYQIPLRDAEGWATSQVTLAFSIAIFVLGFTAAFLGKYVEKYGPRKAGLSAAVLYGLGMVGSGVSVTIGSLPLFLATFGVIGGMGLGLGYISPIGTLVEWFPDRRGMATGLAVMGFGAGALLTGPLGNFLIQNYGVATTFFALGTLYFALMTLGASYLAKPPEGWLPEDMQDVEGAHEKATGALSGLDVLTATQARTTLRFWLLWLIIFINVTAGIMLLAFASPMLQQIGGATATTAAFITGYIGIFNGGGRIFWSTLSDYIGRTTTYAAFMVIQIAAFFVMPQVAGVWLLAGLMFLVITCYGGGFACLPAYLSDLFGTDEVSAIHGYALTAWSVAGVAGPQIASLVLEATGNYTTALYIINALVVVGLVIVGVLYWRLKSLRKAGSPEGAASTTD
- a CDS encoding 30S ribosomal protein S4e; its protein translation is MTRHQKRLSAPNSWPIERKENTFTVKAGAGPHGEDGVPLLILLRDVLGYVDSKKEARYALNEGNVLINGDTVSDEQRPVGMFDIVAFTQREEYFRVFPEQGGRLALTPIDAESADSRLGKIVRKQNVKGGATQITLHDGANIRLEDDEEAAEYSTGDSLVVDNETKDVVAHFPYEEGALVTAVDGTHSGEVGTVSEIIVTPGSGDNAVTVETEDGEFETVEQYVVVIDENFTDGGDDE
- a CDS encoding 50S ribosomal protein L23; this encodes MSVIRHPLVTEKAMNEMDFDNKLQFIVDLDAAKPEIVEEIESRYEVSIEKVNTQVTPKGTKKATVRLSDDDDAQEVASRIGVF
- a CDS encoding 50S ribosomal protein L3; the protein is MPQPSRPRKGSMGYSPRKRVDSEIPRIRSWPDDDGSPGLQGFAGYKAGMTQVMMVNDESNSPREGMEEAVPVTVVETPPMRAVALRAYEQTAYGMQPVTEVWASEFDDELDRVLDLPNEDSFEEDADELRSAVEAGDIDDLRLIVHTVPGPMNNVPKKKPDVMENRIGGGSVQERLDFGLDLLEDGGEHAMSDVFRAGEYMDVAGVTKGKGTQGPVKRWGVQKRKGKHARQGWRRRIGNLGPWNPSRVRSTVPQQGQTGYHQRTELNKRLIDIGEGNEASVDGGFVNYGEVDGPYALVKGSLPGPNKRLLRFRPAVRPNDQPRLDPEVRYVSTASNQG
- a CDS encoding 50S ribosomal protein L2, encoding MGRRIQGQRRGRGTPTFRAPSHRYKAELSHKKSEEEDTVSGTIVDIEHDPARSAPVAAVEFDDGDQRLVLAPEGIAVGDTIQVGVSAEIKPGNTLPLAEIPEGVPVCNVESQVGDGGKFARASGTSAQLLTHDRRVAVVKLPSGEVKRLNPECRATIGVVAGGGRTEKPFVKAGKKHHKMKARGIKWPRVRGVAMNAVDHPFGGGGRQHPGRPKSVSRNAPPGRKVGDIASKRTGRGGKGGN
- the rpl4p gene encoding 50S ribosomal protein L4; amino-acid sequence: MKATIRDLNGDESGTLDLPEVFETNYRPDLIKRAVIAAQANRKQAYGSDPYAGMRTPAESMGSGRGMSHDPRQNGVARRVPHAVSGRKAHPPKAEKDQGKDINKKERKLAVRSALAATTDPELVSERGHRFDDDVELPLVVSDEFEDLVKTKEVVSFLESVGVYADVERSEDNKKVKAGQGKARGRKYTRPKSILFVTSEEPSKAARNLAGVDVATASDVNAEDLAPGTHAGRLTVFTESAIEEVADR
- the rpmC gene encoding 50S ribosomal protein L29 gives rise to the protein MAILYPEEIRDMTPAEREAEVEDLETELLNTKAVQAAGGAPENPGRVSELKSTIARIKTIQREEGDFEDEE
- a CDS encoding 50S ribosomal protein L5 codes for the protein MSESAEFHEMRKPQIEKVVVHMGVGEGGRELANAEDILEEITGQESVQTLASSDATPFGARRGDPIGTKVTLRGDAAVEFLETALPLADVRRKMFDETGNFSFGVEEHTEFPSQEYDPQIGIYGLDVTVNLVRPGYRVKKRDKVTRSIPNAHRMTVEDAVAFVESEFDVEVTE
- a CDS encoding 30S ribosomal protein S19 translates to MSSEYRTGREGEEFTYRGYTLDELQEMELEEVVELLPARQRRTIKRGLSRQHEKLLEDVREADPQETADSPLRTHLRDMPILPSFVDKTFAVYNGQSFERVQIEPEMIGHYLGEFQLTRNSVEHGQAGIGATRSSKFVPLK
- the rplX gene encoding 50S ribosomal protein L24, giving the protein MTRQPSKQRKQTQNAPLHERQKQVRATLSDDLREEYGQRNVRVNVGDTVEVLRGDYAGTEAEVVDVDLKDAVVHVEDVTIAKADGEEVPRPLDSSNLRVVELDLEDERREARLNGEDNE
- a CDS encoding 30S ribosomal protein S3, whose protein sequence is MADEHQFIEDGLQRSQIDEFFADELGRAGYGGMEVAKTPMGTQIVLKAEKPGMVIGKGGKNIRKVTKELENRFNLDDPQIDVQEVDEPDLNARIVADRLANALERGWYFRKAGHTTIDRIMDAGALGAEIVLSGKVTGARSRVEKFNRGYIKHNGEPAQEIVDEGQGVAVMKLGTIGVTVKIIPPGAVLPDDFEIDEEAEVEPVEQTAETEGVEELLEDEPEEIPEVEQEDVEVPDEEPEEVIDEEIVEEVVEQTEDVPAEGDEDEESADSDEEEAELDELDEDVEAEASDLVAEMEEADEADEDEEETEE